The proteins below are encoded in one region of Pseudonocardia sp. DSM 110487:
- a CDS encoding TetR/AcrR family transcriptional regulator has translation MSTADDARERILGAAFSAFMEAGYAATSTLEIATRARVSKRELYALVGNKQQMLEACVRERATRLRTAADLPEPRDIETLEAVLVAFGSQLLREVTDSTVVAVFRLAIAEATRAPEVARTLHVLGPQASRAALTRIMEAALAHEVLTGRAPELAERFAGLLWGDLLIRLLLRVADTPTPIEIDSRARSATSAFLQLHS, from the coding sequence ATGTCGACAGCGGACGATGCACGCGAGCGCATCCTCGGCGCCGCGTTCTCGGCGTTCATGGAGGCCGGGTACGCGGCGACCAGCACGCTCGAGATCGCGACCCGGGCGCGGGTCTCGAAGCGGGAGCTCTACGCACTCGTGGGCAACAAGCAGCAGATGCTCGAAGCCTGTGTCCGCGAGCGCGCCACCCGGCTGCGGACAGCCGCCGACCTGCCCGAGCCGCGTGACATCGAGACCCTCGAGGCCGTGCTGGTCGCGTTCGGAAGCCAGCTCCTGCGCGAGGTCACGGATTCCACGGTCGTCGCCGTCTTCCGGCTGGCGATCGCGGAGGCGACCAGGGCACCGGAGGTCGCGCGCACGCTGCACGTGCTCGGGCCGCAGGCCAGCCGGGCCGCCCTGACCAGGATCATGGAGGCGGCACTGGCACACGAGGTGCTCACGGGACGTGCGCCTGAGCTGGCCGAGCGGTTCGCCGGGTTGCTGTGGGGGGACCTGCTGATCAGGCTGCTGCTCCGGGTGGCCGACACACCGACTCCCATCGAGATCGACTCCCGCGCCCGCAGTGCAACCTCCGCCTTCCTGCAACTGCATTCGTGA
- a CDS encoding SDR family oxidoreductase has product MTGTVLVTGAAGGQQGRTGRRVTELLRERDVPVRAMVRTIDERAEYLRGLGAEVVEADFLDFASVQQAVQGVSTVYFAYPVQSGLLDATANMAVAARNAGVERLVDMVMLVSAPDAPTPRMRENYLSEQVFEQAGTGAAHVRATVFFENIHALATASGSLTMPLGDEGTVLPLVAAEDVARVAAGVLTAADVPPGSSYPVVGQVLTVKEIVATLGPGFRYENITDESWAEAASSRINAHAVAHLSKLWAALRTQPQYAEVTDTIEKLTGRNPKTFAEFVAESRAAQPSGPSAR; this is encoded by the coding sequence ATGACTGGAACCGTGCTCGTGACCGGCGCCGCAGGCGGGCAGCAGGGCAGGACCGGACGGCGGGTAACCGAGCTGCTGCGCGAGCGCGACGTGCCGGTGCGCGCGATGGTCCGCACAATCGATGAGCGGGCCGAGTACCTGCGCGGCCTCGGCGCCGAGGTGGTGGAGGCCGACTTCCTCGACTTCGCATCCGTCCAGCAGGCCGTGCAGGGAGTCTCCACCGTCTACTTCGCCTACCCGGTCCAGAGCGGACTGCTCGACGCGACCGCCAACATGGCGGTCGCCGCCCGGAACGCCGGGGTGGAGCGGCTGGTCGACATGGTGATGCTGGTATCCGCTCCGGACGCACCGACACCGCGGATGCGGGAGAACTACCTGTCCGAGCAGGTCTTCGAACAGGCCGGGACCGGGGCCGCCCACGTGCGGGCAACGGTGTTCTTCGAGAACATCCACGCGCTCGCGACCGCATCCGGATCGCTCACCATGCCCCTCGGCGACGAGGGCACCGTGCTGCCCCTTGTCGCCGCGGAGGACGTGGCCCGCGTCGCCGCCGGCGTGCTCACCGCGGCGGACGTGCCGCCGGGCAGCAGCTACCCCGTCGTCGGTCAGGTCCTGACCGTGAAGGAGATCGTCGCCACGCTCGGCCCTGGGTTCAGGTACGAGAACATCACCGACGAGTCATGGGCCGAAGCGGCCAGCAGCCGCATCAACGCCCACGCCGTCGCGCACCTGTCCAAGCTGTGGGCGGCGCTGCGCACACAGCCGCAGTACGCCGAGGTGACGGACACGATCGAGAAGCTGACCGGGCGCAATCCGAAGACGTTCGCCGAGTTCGTGGCCGAGAGCCGCGCGGCTCAGCCCTCCGGGCCGAGTGCGAGGTAG
- a CDS encoding DIP1984 family protein, with amino-acid sequence MLLAEALSQRADLTTRLAELKQRALRNARHQEGEAPAEDPMELLAEFERLAGDLEVRVLQINTTNLATEIEPGITMTAALARRDALRTRHRMLVELADAAVQPRDRFTRTELRYESAVDVRALRQAADDAARRLRELDTRIQQVNWSTELQER; translated from the coding sequence ATGCTGCTGGCAGAGGCGCTGTCCCAGCGCGCCGATCTCACCACGCGACTCGCGGAGCTGAAGCAGCGCGCACTGCGCAACGCCCGTCACCAGGAGGGGGAGGCGCCTGCCGAGGACCCGATGGAGCTGCTCGCCGAGTTCGAGCGGCTCGCCGGTGACCTCGAGGTCCGCGTCCTGCAGATCAACACCACGAACCTGGCAACCGAGATCGAGCCCGGCATCACGATGACCGCCGCGCTGGCCCGTCGCGACGCGCTGCGGACCCGGCACCGGATGCTGGTCGAGCTCGCGGACGCCGCGGTCCAGCCCCGGGACCGGTTCACGCGCACGGAGCTGCGGTACGAGTCCGCCGTCGACGTACGGGCGCTGCGTCAGGCCGCCGACGACGCGGCGCGGAGGCTGCGGGAGCTCGACACCCGCATCCAGCAGGTCAACTGGTCCACCGAGCTGCAGGAGCGCTGA
- a CDS encoding FAD-dependent monooxygenase, which translates to MSSTGVSVGVVGGGIGGLSAALSLLHAGFDVHVFEQASQLGEVGAGVQVSPNASRILHRLGLAEELARTGVKPLAWHQRRWDDGRTLLRSPLAEPLEATFGFPHYQIHRADLLSALARAVPAERVHLGHRLTGLLDHGDRVEARFAGGARAEVDVLVGADGIHSRVRRELFGPENPHFTGCIAYRGLVPADRLADLELEVTAQVWLGPGRHFVHYLVRDRQLVNFVAILEQDTWTRESWTDQGDIADALAAYDGWHPQVRTILGAVDETFIWALHDRTPMQRWSAGRVTLLGDACHAMLPMMAQGAAQAIEDGATLAACLADAGCNIPEALHHYERLRSPRTARLQGMSAANKTRFHLPDGPLQRERDAQMATATTDWSFESVAWIYEHDAATVNPVYR; encoded by the coding sequence GTGAGTTCCACTGGGGTCTCGGTCGGAGTGGTCGGAGGGGGTATCGGTGGCCTCAGCGCGGCGCTGTCGCTGCTACACGCCGGATTCGACGTCCACGTATTCGAACAGGCGTCGCAGCTGGGCGAGGTCGGGGCTGGCGTGCAGGTCAGCCCGAACGCCTCGCGCATCCTGCACCGGCTCGGGCTCGCCGAGGAGCTGGCGAGGACGGGCGTGAAGCCGCTGGCCTGGCACCAACGCCGCTGGGACGACGGCCGCACCCTGCTGCGCTCACCGCTGGCCGAGCCGCTGGAGGCCACCTTCGGCTTCCCGCACTACCAGATCCATCGAGCCGACCTGCTGTCCGCGTTGGCCAGGGCGGTGCCCGCCGAGCGGGTCCACCTCGGTCACCGGCTCACCGGGCTGCTCGACCACGGGGATCGCGTCGAGGCGCGGTTCGCAGGCGGCGCCCGGGCCGAGGTGGACGTGCTGGTCGGCGCCGACGGCATCCACTCGCGCGTGCGCAGGGAGCTATTCGGCCCCGAGAACCCACACTTCACCGGGTGTATCGCGTACCGGGGGCTGGTCCCGGCCGACCGGCTGGCCGACCTGGAGTTGGAGGTGACCGCGCAGGTCTGGCTGGGCCCCGGCAGGCACTTCGTGCACTACCTCGTCAGAGACCGGCAGCTGGTCAACTTCGTCGCGATCCTCGAGCAGGACACCTGGACCCGAGAGTCGTGGACCGATCAGGGCGACATCGCCGACGCGCTCGCCGCCTACGACGGTTGGCACCCCCAGGTGCGCACCATCCTGGGCGCCGTCGACGAAACGTTCATCTGGGCGCTTCACGACCGCACCCCGATGCAACGCTGGTCGGCGGGCCGGGTGACGCTGCTCGGCGATGCCTGCCACGCGATGCTGCCCATGATGGCCCAAGGTGCCGCGCAGGCGATCGAGGACGGGGCGACCCTGGCCGCATGCCTCGCCGACGCCGGCTGCAATATCCCCGAGGCGCTTCACCACTACGAACGGCTGCGCAGTCCCCGAACCGCGCGACTGCAAGGGATGTCGGCGGCCAACAAGACCCGCTTCCACCTCCCCGACGGCCCACTGCAGCGCGAACGCGACGCGCAGATGGCCACCGCCACCACCGATTGGTCCTTCGAGTCCGTCGCCTGGATCTACGAACACGACGCCGCAACCGTGAATCCGGTCTATCGATAG
- a CDS encoding choline dehydrogenase: MPESFDHVIIGGGSAGSALANRLSADPARRVLVLEAGRPDYSWDVLMRMPAGIAFTRGVSFYDWRYQSEPEPGLRGRRMNLPAGRMLGGTSNLYGMLYQRGNPLDYEGWAARPGMQNWGFAHLLPYFKRMEDAEVGGPLRGRGGPLTVQKGRPQNVLSQAFMLAAQEAGHYATPDVNGYRQEGFGTLDHNIRKSRRWSATRAYLRPAMDRHNLTVRTGATVSKIMFDGKQAVGVEFVDRRGHVHHVLSRDTILCAGAVKSPHILQLSGVGDAEVLESAGVPVVHHLPGVGANLQDHLAIQIQHSCTKPVSLQPTANLMNAPWIGAQWLFLHSGPGATNHWDAGGFARSNDKLAFPNLMYQFLPLASKSYPTSPTGPHGYQVHVGVMNSDSRGSITLASPSWRTPPAIQFNYLSAEKDRQDWIDAIRVTREIMAQSALGRYDGGEAAPGPDVQTDEQIWDWVVTNAKSAMHYSGSCKMGTDDQAVIDPDTMKVHGLDGVRVVDASVMPVVTNANTYAPVMVIAEKAADIILDHPPLPPDHTEYFRRDQTRTTELRVATPDKAS, encoded by the coding sequence GTGCCGGAATCGTTCGATCACGTCATCATCGGTGGTGGTTCGGCGGGTTCGGCATTGGCGAACCGGTTGTCCGCGGATCCGGCACGGCGGGTGCTCGTGCTCGAGGCAGGCCGGCCGGACTACTCGTGGGACGTTCTGATGCGGATGCCTGCCGGTATCGCATTCACGCGGGGCGTGAGCTTCTACGACTGGCGTTATCAGAGCGAGCCGGAGCCGGGTCTGCGGGGCAGGCGGATGAACCTGCCCGCCGGCCGGATGCTGGGTGGCACGAGCAATCTGTACGGGATGCTCTACCAGCGCGGGAACCCCCTCGACTACGAGGGCTGGGCCGCGCGGCCCGGCATGCAGAACTGGGGTTTCGCGCACCTGCTGCCGTACTTCAAGCGCATGGAGGACGCGGAGGTCGGCGGGCCGCTGCGGGGTCGTGGTGGCCCGCTGACGGTGCAGAAGGGCCGCCCGCAGAACGTCCTTTCCCAAGCGTTCATGCTGGCCGCGCAGGAGGCAGGGCACTACGCAACCCCGGACGTCAACGGGTACCGGCAGGAGGGGTTCGGGACCCTCGACCACAACATCCGCAAGTCCCGCCGCTGGTCGGCCACGCGCGCGTACCTGCGCCCCGCGATGGACCGCCACAACCTGACCGTCCGCACCGGCGCCACCGTCTCGAAGATCATGTTCGACGGCAAGCAGGCGGTCGGGGTCGAGTTCGTGGACCGGCGGGGGCACGTGCACCACGTGCTCAGCCGCGACACCATCCTGTGCGCGGGCGCGGTCAAGAGCCCGCACATCCTGCAGCTCTCCGGGGTCGGCGACGCGGAGGTCCTCGAGTCGGCGGGAGTGCCCGTCGTGCACCACCTTCCCGGCGTTGGCGCGAACCTCCAGGACCACCTCGCGATCCAGATCCAGCATTCCTGCACCAAGCCGGTCTCGCTGCAGCCGACGGCCAATCTGATGAATGCGCCGTGGATCGGCGCGCAATGGCTGTTCCTGCACAGCGGCCCGGGCGCCACCAACCACTGGGACGCGGGCGGATTCGCCCGCAGCAACGACAAACTGGCATTCCCGAACCTGATGTACCAGTTCCTGCCGCTGGCGTCGAAGTCGTACCCCACATCGCCCACCGGCCCGCACGGCTACCAGGTGCACGTCGGCGTGATGAACTCCGACTCGCGCGGCAGCATCACGCTCGCGTCACCGAGCTGGCGCACGCCCCCGGCGATCCAGTTCAACTACCTGTCCGCCGAGAAGGACCGGCAGGACTGGATCGATGCGATCCGCGTCACCCGGGAGATCATGGCGCAGTCGGCGCTCGGCCGCTACGACGGCGGCGAGGCCGCGCCCGGCCCGGACGTCCAGACCGACGAGCAGATCTGGGACTGGGTGGTGACGAACGCCAAGTCGGCGATGCACTACTCCGGCTCCTGCAAGATGGGCACCGACGACCAGGCGGTCATCGACCCGGACACGATGAAGGTGCACGGCCTGGACGGGGTGCGGGTGGTGGACGCGTCGGTGATGCCGGTCGTCACCAACGCGAACACCTACGCGCCGGTCATGGTGATCGCGGAGAAGGCGGCCGACATCATCCTCGACCACCCGCCGCTGCCCCCGGACCACACCGAGTACTTCCGGCGCGACCAGACCCGCACCACAGAGTTGCGCGTGGCCACACCGGACAAGGCGAGCTGA
- a CDS encoding helix-turn-helix domain-containing protein yields MSIVIRAEDEPIPTRLDYLRHAVRDTIVPFDLRIDAEPDFRSQIVTGAVGTLGVTTVTGPPLEAARTPLLIRRSDPELFKIDVQTRGRSVFEQAGREAVLRPRDFTLVNLSSPCHLACAGDPDQEIVAVKFPRTLLPLPLQQLTRLTAVRIGGQHGLGALVSSLAIHMHSHLDDYNPADRTRLSTALADMLAVGLAGRLDVGPTVPRDSHRRVLLLRIRAFIDHRLGDPGLTPGVIAAAHHVSLRHLHKLFEAEGTTVAGLIRARRLERCRRDLLDPALRDRPVRAIAARWGLMDAQHFSRVFRDAYGIPPAEYRTVHVVDEDGIHP; encoded by the coding sequence ATGAGCATTGTGATACGCGCCGAGGACGAGCCGATACCGACGCGGCTCGACTATCTGCGGCACGCCGTGCGCGACACGATCGTCCCGTTCGATCTGCGGATCGACGCCGAGCCCGACTTCAGGTCGCAGATCGTCACCGGCGCGGTGGGAACGCTGGGGGTCACGACGGTTACCGGACCGCCGCTGGAGGCGGCTAGGACCCCGCTTCTCATCCGTCGATCCGACCCGGAGCTGTTCAAGATCGATGTGCAGACGCGAGGGCGTAGCGTATTCGAGCAGGCCGGCCGGGAGGCCGTCCTGCGCCCTCGTGACTTCACGTTGGTGAATCTGTCCAGCCCGTGCCACCTGGCCTGCGCCGGGGATCCGGACCAGGAGATCGTCGCGGTGAAGTTCCCGCGCACGCTGCTCCCGTTGCCGCTACAGCAGCTGACCCGCCTGACCGCGGTCCGGATCGGCGGGCAGCACGGCCTCGGCGCGCTCGTGTCCTCACTCGCGATCCACATGCACAGCCATCTCGACGACTACAACCCGGCCGACCGCACGCGATTGTCGACGGCCCTCGCCGATATGCTCGCCGTGGGCCTGGCTGGTCGGCTCGACGTCGGGCCGACGGTCCCCCGCGACAGCCATCGGCGGGTGCTGTTGCTGCGCATCCGCGCGTTCATCGACCATCGGCTGGGCGATCCGGGGCTGACCCCGGGCGTGATCGCCGCTGCCCACCACGTCTCCCTCCGCCACCTGCACAAACTCTTCGAGGCCGAGGGAACGACGGTCGCCGGGTTGATCCGGGCCCGGCGGTTGGAGCGGTGCCGCCGGGACCTGCTCGACCCGGCACTGCGGGACCGGCCAGTGCGTGCCATCGCCGCACGCTGGGGGCTGATGGACGCCCAGCACTTCAGTCGCGTGTTCCGAGACGCCTACGGCATCCCCCCTGCCGAGTACCGCACTGTCCACGTCGTCGACGAGGACGGGATACATCCCTGA
- a CDS encoding dihydrofolate reductase family protein, translated as MGKVTCGMAMSVDGYTAGPNQRADAPFGDGVGESLHRWMFEAAEENAAEVEALSAAGAYIMGRNMFSPGRGEWDLDWTGWWGEEPLYHAPVYVLTHYEREPVEMKGGTTFHFVTGGITEALDRARAAAGEKDVLIAGGAATVNQYLAAGLIDELNLHIAPVVLGQGERLFEGVGRLELTPVAARHTDLVTHVRYTRQS; from the coding sequence ATGGGCAAGGTCACCTGCGGGATGGCGATGTCGGTGGACGGCTACACAGCGGGCCCGAACCAGCGGGCAGACGCCCCGTTCGGCGACGGGGTCGGCGAGAGCCTGCACCGGTGGATGTTCGAGGCTGCCGAGGAGAACGCCGCCGAGGTCGAGGCGCTCAGCGCAGCGGGCGCGTACATCATGGGCCGCAACATGTTCAGCCCCGGCCGGGGCGAGTGGGACCTGGACTGGACCGGGTGGTGGGGCGAGGAGCCGCTGTACCACGCCCCCGTCTACGTCCTCACCCACTACGAGCGCGAACCCGTCGAGATGAAGGGCGGCACCACGTTCCACTTCGTGACCGGCGGGATCACCGAGGCGCTCGACCGGGCCCGGGCCGCGGCGGGCGAGAAGGACGTCCTGATCGCGGGCGGTGCCGCCACGGTGAACCAGTACCTCGCTGCCGGCTTGATCGACGAGCTGAACCTGCACATCGCGCCGGTCGTCCTCGGGCAGGGCGAGCGCCTGTTCGAGGGGGTGGGGCGGCTGGAGCTCACGCCCGTCGCGGCGCGGCACACCGATCTGGTCACGCACGTGCGCTACACCCGGCAGTCCTGA
- a CDS encoding nitroreductase family protein, translating into MEFADVVRRRRMVRDYDPDRPVPPEVRERLLEHAIRAPSAGFSQGWAFLVLESPDERERFWAATTGDGAPDRWLTRMRRAPLLIVPLSHKAAYLDRYAEPDKGWSDRDERRWPVPYWDIDTGMAALLMLLTAVDEGLGACFFGIPPDRIAPFREAFAVPEEYRPIGCVSVGYEGKDDPRSPSLRRGRRKVDEVVHRGNWGIVEP; encoded by the coding sequence GTGGAGTTTGCAGACGTCGTGCGACGGCGGCGCATGGTCCGGGACTACGACCCCGACCGGCCCGTGCCGCCCGAGGTGCGGGAGCGGTTGCTCGAGCACGCGATCAGGGCACCGTCGGCCGGGTTCAGCCAGGGGTGGGCGTTCCTGGTGCTGGAGTCGCCGGACGAGCGCGAGCGCTTCTGGGCGGCCACCACCGGCGACGGTGCGCCCGACCGCTGGCTGACCCGGATGCGGCGCGCCCCGCTCCTGATCGTGCCGTTGTCGCACAAGGCGGCGTACCTGGATCGCTACGCCGAACCGGACAAGGGCTGGTCCGACCGCGACGAGCGCCGCTGGCCGGTGCCCTACTGGGACATCGACACCGGGATGGCCGCCCTGCTCATGCTGCTCACCGCGGTGGACGAGGGCTTGGGCGCCTGCTTCTTCGGCATCCCACCCGACCGCATCGCCCCCTTCCGGGAGGCATTCGCAGTGCCGGAGGAATACCGGCCGATCGGCTGCGTATCAGTCGGCTACGAGGGCAAGGACGACCCGCGTTCTCCCTCGCTGCGCAGGGGCCGCCGCAAGGTGGACGAGGTGGTCCACAGGGGTAATTGGGGCATCGTGGAGCCGTAG
- the lexA gene encoding transcriptional repressor LexA, with product MSVTDDLDLLDASSLPLRQQRILLAIRDWVVRYGYAPSTREIGEAVGLRSSSSVSKHLASLEDKGFLRRGTAVARPIDVRAFLHEPQARDTGDSVSVPVVGDIAAGTPILAEEHVDDVLTLPRELAGRGTVFALRVRGDSMIDAAICDGDTVVVRQQSEAYSGQIVAAMIDGEATVKVYRRRNGHVYLEPRNPAYDVIDGDEAVVLGIIVSVLRSV from the coding sequence GTGTCCGTCACCGATGATCTCGACCTCCTGGATGCCTCCTCGTTGCCCCTGCGGCAGCAGCGGATCCTTCTCGCCATCCGGGACTGGGTGGTTCGGTACGGATATGCGCCCAGCACCCGTGAGATCGGTGAGGCTGTGGGGCTGCGGTCGTCGTCGTCCGTGTCGAAACACCTCGCGAGCCTGGAGGACAAGGGATTCCTGCGGCGTGGCACCGCCGTGGCGCGGCCGATCGACGTGCGCGCCTTCCTGCACGAGCCGCAGGCGCGGGACACCGGCGACTCCGTGTCGGTCCCCGTGGTCGGCGACATCGCCGCCGGCACGCCCATCCTCGCCGAGGAGCACGTCGACGACGTCCTGACGCTGCCCCGCGAGCTGGCCGGGCGGGGCACCGTCTTCGCGCTGCGCGTGCGCGGTGACTCCATGATCGACGCCGCGATCTGCGACGGCGACACGGTGGTGGTGCGGCAGCAGTCCGAGGCCTACTCGGGCCAGATCGTGGCCGCGATGATCGACGGCGAGGCCACGGTGAAGGTGTACCGCCGCCGCAACGGCCACGTCTACCTCGAGCCGCGCAACCCGGCCTACGACGTGATCGACGGCGACGAGGCGGTCGTGCTCGGCATCATCGTCTCGGTGTTGCGCAGCGTTTGA
- a CDS encoding endonuclease domain-containing protein — translation MAVTGLAAAHWHGMLDAAPALVEITVPRTTHRSAPPGVVMHRSDLHAIDLVEHRDLLVVDGPLAALQAAVALPDGSAFLDRALQKHVPFLGLYDSYCRNLGRRGWKQASRLITAAADRADSAAERVLKRLLREAGITGWVLGHRFGPHMIDLAFPDKRVAIEVDGWAWHVDVDRFRADRRKATHSPAQAGPSCGSPGTTWSPGQARSSRRSSTPSPRPDRREWCGSDRSVAPTPFLAISA, via the coding sequence GTGGCCGTCACCGGGCTCGCGGCCGCGCATTGGCACGGAATGCTCGACGCGGCGCCCGCGCTGGTGGAGATCACGGTGCCGCGGACAACCCACCGATCGGCGCCGCCGGGTGTGGTCATGCACCGAAGCGACCTCCACGCCATCGACCTCGTCGAACATCGCGATCTGTTGGTCGTGGACGGCCCGCTCGCCGCCCTGCAAGCCGCTGTCGCCCTCCCCGACGGGTCGGCTTTCCTCGACCGGGCCCTGCAGAAGCACGTGCCGTTCCTCGGCCTGTACGACAGCTACTGCCGCAACTTGGGCCGCCGCGGATGGAAGCAGGCGAGCCGGTTGATCACCGCCGCAGCCGACCGTGCCGACTCCGCGGCCGAGCGGGTCCTCAAGCGGCTGCTGCGGGAGGCCGGGATCACCGGCTGGGTGCTCGGGCATCGGTTCGGGCCACACATGATCGACCTCGCCTTCCCCGACAAACGGGTCGCCATCGAGGTGGACGGGTGGGCCTGGCACGTGGACGTCGACCGGTTCCGCGCCGACCGACGCAAGGCAACGCACTCACCCGCGCAGGCTGGACCCTCTTGCGGTTCACCTGGCACGACCTGGTCACCCGGCCAGGCGAGGTCGTCGCGGAGATCCTCCACGCCCTCGCCGCGGCCTGATCGCCGCGAGTGGTGTGGGAGCGACAGATCTGTCGCTCCCACACCATTCCTGGCGATCAGCGCATGA
- a CDS encoding lipopolysaccharide biosynthesis protein, translating to MAPIDATSGKLSRGGTDLHAVTSGVGRMMGGVPPPPPREVDAPTVVFEALTEPLPLGAAAQDGWRAPQHRDGMALVLSSAASSGIGMLFWVLAARLFDPTVVGLNSTAISAMTLLGSAAHLNLGNAILRFVPVTDRRGVIVAGCFAVGIGVAMVLGLGFAAGAGVWAPELVDAVGLPALMIFFLISTPLYTVFVLQDAALTAIKRADLVLWENLAFSLLKVALLVAAAWLALESGIAIGWVVATLLVVLGVTGWLSRAVRKAPPPTVVQPVTVRDLGEFVGADYAGNIFWQAAVFGLPLVVINLAGADGAAVYGVVWQIAFAFYLVAIGMGKSMVAHNAAADQAAADRARRGMERKALTLIVPGAVVTALASYPILWVFGGTYAQTGTLLLALLVLSAIPNVVTNSTVWEARVRRHRPVLVGLPAGLCALVMIGTFVLVPMMGITGAGWAWLGAQCVVAAGVLLRRRMA from the coding sequence GTGGCCCCGATAGACGCCACGTCGGGGAAGCTGTCGCGGGGAGGAACGGACCTGCATGCCGTCACGTCGGGGGTCGGCCGGATGATGGGAGGCGTGCCGCCACCGCCACCACGTGAGGTCGACGCCCCGACCGTCGTGTTCGAAGCCCTGACCGAGCCGCTGCCGCTCGGCGCGGCGGCTCAGGACGGCTGGCGTGCCCCGCAGCACCGCGACGGGATGGCGCTCGTGCTCAGCTCGGCCGCGTCGTCGGGCATCGGAATGCTGTTCTGGGTGCTCGCCGCGCGGCTGTTCGACCCCACCGTCGTCGGGCTGAACTCCACCGCGATCTCGGCGATGACGCTCCTCGGCTCGGCCGCCCACCTGAACCTCGGCAACGCGATCCTGCGCTTCGTCCCCGTCACCGACCGGCGCGGCGTCATCGTCGCGGGATGCTTCGCCGTCGGCATCGGGGTGGCGATGGTGCTCGGGCTCGGCTTCGCGGCCGGCGCGGGCGTGTGGGCACCCGAGCTCGTGGACGCGGTCGGGCTCCCGGCCCTGATGATCTTCTTCCTGATCAGCACCCCGCTCTACACGGTGTTCGTCCTCCAGGACGCCGCCCTCACCGCGATCAAGCGCGCCGACCTCGTGCTGTGGGAGAACCTCGCGTTCTCCCTGCTGAAGGTCGCCCTGCTCGTGGCCGCGGCGTGGCTCGCCCTGGAGAGCGGGATCGCGATCGGGTGGGTGGTGGCCACCCTGCTCGTCGTGCTGGGGGTCACCGGATGGCTCTCCCGGGCGGTGCGGAAGGCGCCGCCGCCGACGGTCGTCCAGCCGGTCACGGTGCGGGATCTCGGCGAGTTCGTCGGCGCCGACTACGCGGGCAACATCTTCTGGCAGGCCGCCGTCTTCGGCCTCCCACTGGTCGTGATCAACCTCGCCGGGGCGGACGGTGCCGCCGTCTACGGGGTGGTCTGGCAGATCGCGTTCGCCTTCTACCTGGTAGCGATCGGCATGGGGAAGTCGATGGTGGCGCACAACGCCGCCGCCGACCAGGCGGCCGCCGACCGGGCCCGCAGGGGGATGGAGCGCAAGGCGCTCACCCTGATCGTCCCCGGCGCCGTCGTGACGGCACTGGCGTCCTACCCGATCCTGTGGGTGTTCGGCGGCACCTACGCGCAGACGGGCACGCTGCTCCTCGCCCTTCTGGTGCTGTCGGCGATCCCGAACGTCGTCACGAACTCCACGGTCTGGGAGGCGCGCGTGCGGCGCCACCGCCCCGTGCTGGTCGGGCTGCCCGCCGGGCTCTGCGCGCTCGTGATGATCGGCACGTTCGTGCTGGTGCCCATGATGGGCATCACGGGCGCGGGATGGGCATGGCTCGGCGCCCAGTGCGTGGTGGCCGCCGGGGTCCTGCTGCGCCGCCGGATGGCGTGA